In Drosophila teissieri strain GT53w chromosome 2R, Prin_Dtei_1.1, whole genome shotgun sequence, the following proteins share a genomic window:
- the LOC122613332 gene encoding protein Shroom isoform X2 has product MAQWFQWLNFRSNSKASYLPRQSLEKLNNTDPDHGIYKLTLTSNEDLVAHTKPSYGVTGKLPNNLPDVLPLGVKLHQQPKLQPGSPNGDANVTLRYGSNNNLTGNSPSVAPPPYYAGGQRYSTPVLGPGYGKSPNPKPMTPQQYTRSQSYDVKHTSAVTMPPMSQSHVDLKQAAHDLETTLEEVLPTATPTPTPTPTPTPPRLSPASSHSDCSLSTSSLECTINPIATPIPKPEAHLFRAEVISTTLNTNPLTTPPKPPAMNRQESLRENIEKITQLQSVLMSAHLCDTSLIAGYTTPLLTSPTASFVNEPLMTPPLPPSPPPPLEPEEEDQDQENDVPDKQPEIEELQLMQRSELVLMVNPKPSTTDMACQTDELEDRDTDLEAAREEHQTRTTLQPRQRQPIELDYEEMSRELVKLLPPGDKIADILTPKICKPTSQYVSNLYNPDVPLRLATRDVGTSTLMRMKSVTSSAEIRVVSVELQLAEPSEEPTNLIKQKMDELIKHLNQKIVSLKREQQTISEECSANDRLGQDLFAKLAEKVRPSEASKFRTHVDAVGNITSLLLSLSERLAQTESSLETRQQEKGALESKRDLLYEQLEEAQRLKADIERRGVSIAGLLGKNLSADMCADYDYFINMKAKLIADARDLAVRIKGSEEQLSSLSDALVQSDC; this is encoded by the exons ATGGCTCAGTGGTTTCAATGGCTCAACTTTCG ATCGAATTCGAAGGCCTCATACTTGCCGCGTCAGAGTCTGGAGAAGTTGAACAACACTGATCCGGACCATGGCATCTACAAGCTCACGCTGACCTCCAACGAGGACCTGGTGGCCCACACGAAGCCCAGCTATGGGGTCACAGGCAAGCTGCCCAACAATCTGCCGGATGTCCTGCCGCTGGGCGTCAAGCTCCACCAGCAGCCAAAGCTGCAGCCAGGATCGCCGAACGGCGATGCGAATGTGACCCTGCGCTATGGCTCCAACAACAACCTGACTGGGAACTCCCCGTCGGTGGCCCCGCCGCCCTACTACGCGGGTGGCCAGCGGTATTCCACTCCTGTGCTGGGTCCAGGTTACGGCAAGAGCCCGAACCCCAAGCCCATGACCCCGCAACAATACACGAGATCTCAGTCGTACGATGTGAAGCACACTAGTGCGGTGACCATGCCGCCGATGTCCCAGTCCCACGTGGATCTCAAGCAGGCCGCCCACGACCTGGAGACGACGCTGGAGGAGGTGCtgcccactgccacgcccacgccgaCGCCAACACCGACGCCCACGCCGCCACGCCTCTCGCCGGCCTCCTCGCACTCGGACTGCAGTCTGAGCACCAGTTCCCTGGAGTGCACAATCAATCCTATAGCGACACCGATTCCTAAGCCTGAGGCGCACCTCTTCCGCGCCGAGGTGATTAGCACCACCCTGAACACGAATCCGTTGACAACACCACCCAAGCCACCCGCGATGAACCGCCAGGAATCCCTGAGGGAGAACATCGAAAAGATCACCCAACTGCAGTCGGTTCTGATGTCGGCGCACCTGTGTGACACGAGTCTAATAGCTGGCTACACCACTCCACTGCTAACCAGTCCCACTGCCAGTTTCGTCAATGAACCCCTTATGACACCACCACTGCCGCCCAGTCCGCCACCGCCACTAGaaccggaggaggaggaccaggaccaggagaACGATGTGCCCGACAAGCAGCCAGAGATCGAGGAACTGCAGCTGATGCAGCGCAGCGAATTGGTCCTGATGGTAAATCCCAAGCCCAGCACAACGGATATGGCCTGCCAAACGGACGAACTGGAGGACAGGGACACGGACCTCGAAGCGGCACGCGAGGAGCACCAGACCAGAACGACTCTGCAGCCCCGACAGCGCCAGCCCATCGAGCTGGACTACGAGGAGATGAGCCGGGAGCTGGTCAAGCTTCTACCGCCTGGTGACAAGATCGCCGACATCCTCACACCAAAGATCTGCAAGCCCACCTCGCAATACGTTAGCAATCTGTACAATCCGGATGTGCCACTGCGCTTGGCCACGCGGGATGTTGGCACCTCTACGTTGATGCGGATGAAGTCCGTCACGTCGTCCGCCGAGATCCGAGTGGTCAGtgtggagctgcagctggccgAGCCGAGCGAGGAGCCGACGAATTTAATCAAGCAAAAGATG GATGAGCTCATCAAGCATTTGAACCAAAAAATTGTCTCCCTGAAACGTGAGCAGCAGACGATCAGCGAGGAGTGCTCGGCCAATGACAGACTGGGCCAGGATCTCTTCGCCAAGCTGGCGGAGAAGGTTCGACCCAGCGAAGCCTCCAAGTTCCGTACCCACGTCGACGCCGTGGGCAACATCACCAGTTTACTCCTATCGCTCTCCGAGCGTTTGGCCCAGACAGAAAGCAGCCTGGAAACGCGCCAGCAGGAAAAG GGCGCGCTGGAATCGAAGCGGGATCTGCTGTacgagcagctggaggaggcgCAGCGCCTCAAAGCGGACATAGAACGACGTGGAGTCAGCATCGCCGGACTACTGGGCAAGAACCTCAGCGCGGACATGTGCGCCGACTACGACTACTTCATCAACATGAAGGCCAAGCTGATCGCCGACGCACGCGACCTGGCCGTAAGGATCAAGGGCAGCGAGGAGCAGCTTAGCTCCCTCAGCGATGCGCTAGTCCAAAGCGATTGTTAG